A window of the Arachis duranensis cultivar V14167 chromosome 5, aradu.V14167.gnm2.J7QH, whole genome shotgun sequence genome harbors these coding sequences:
- the LOC107487904 gene encoding LOW QUALITY PROTEIN: BEL1-like homeodomain protein 4 (The sequence of the model RefSeq protein was modified relative to this genomic sequence to represent the inferred CDS: inserted 1 base in 1 codon; added 41 bases not found in genome assembly), whose amino-acid sequence MSHQQDYQQQAAGIFSFTNGFERSTVTHQQAQIRRDNNKGFDAPPPPLVGIDEEEEQAGGAAGGGLPHVYETAGMLSEMFNFPATELLEQQHHHFRSPSSSRPQPPENWYGSRQGMIATTTTGFGGDSKQQISSMNADSAAAMHLFLMNPAQRRSPSPPPSATSSTLHMLLPNHSSNSLQGFPPAGSAGGSFGQFTWVPDSGAGHEGAANNPPGHHEINVVEGQGLSLSLSSSLQHLEAAKAEELRMGEGGFLFYNQGGGAAAASNSGHFPYKNHLQGGMVGQGHLAGFPSASSSSSLGVVHVLRNSKYVKAAQELLEEFCSVGRGHLKKNKFSRQNSNPNSTASPSSSKDPPPAAAPPPPPLSASDRIEHQRRKVKLLSMLDEVDRRYNHYCEQMQMVVNSFDVVMGYGAAVPYTALAQKAMSRHFRCLKDAITTQLKHSCEVLGEKEXGGMEQEAWRPQRGLPERSVNILRAWLFEHFLHPYPSDADKHLLARQTGLSRNQVSNWFINARVRLWKPMVEEMYQQEQKEAEECGAAEEGEEEEEEEQNNSSNGGQQQAQNPSTTSGGESEIQVEGFSENQEGMVAQGGMASEMMPPQQSQRSMASDDTCRHGSYVAGAEYGTASTTAAAAAADIGSATLIRFGTTAGDVSLTLGLRHAGNVPRQNPFFS is encoded by the exons ATGTCCCATCAGCAAGATTACCA AGAGATCGACGGTAACACACCAACAAGCACAGATCCGAAGGGACAACAACAAAGGCTTCGATGCACCGCCACCACCATTAGTAGGGATAgacgaggaagaagaacaagCAGGAGGAGCTGCAGGAGGAGGCCTTCCCCATGTGTATGAAACCGCAGGCATGCTTTCGGAGATGTTCAATTTCCCTGCCACCGAGCTCCTGGAACAGCAGCACCACCACTTCCGCTCCCCTTCTTCGTCGAGGCCACAACCACCAGAGAACTGGTACGGAAGCAGGCAAGGCATGATAGCCACCACCACGACGGGGTTTGGAGGAGACTCCAAGCAGCAGATTTCAAGCATGAATGCGGATTCAGCAGCAGCCATGCACCTTTTCCTGATGAACCCAGCTCAAAGGAGATCTCCTTCGCCTCCTCCATCGGCAACCTCTTCCACTCTCCACATGCTTCTTCCCAACCATTCCTCCAACTCCTTGCAAGGGTTCCCTCCTGCTGGCTCCGCAGGAGGGTCTTTCGGGCAATTCACATGGGTTCCCGACAGCGGCGCCGGCCATGAGGGAGCAGCTAACAACCCTCCTGGCCATCACGAGATTAACGTGGTGGAAGGGCAAGGCCTTTCGCTGTCGCTTTCGTCTTCGCTTCAGCACTTGGAAGCTGCGAAAGCGGAGGAACTGAGGATGGGAGAAGGCGGTTTTCTGTTTTACAATCAAGGGGGAGGGGCGGCGGCGGCTTCTAATTCGGGTCATTTTCCGTACAAGAACCATTTGCAAGGTGGCATGGTAGGACAGGGGCACCTTGCTGGGTTCCCTTCTGCTTCATCTTCTTCGTCCTTAGGTGTAGTCCACGTTCTTAGGAATTCAAAGTATGTGAAAGCCGCACAAGAGTTGCTTGAGGAGTTTTGCAGTGTTGGAAGGGGCCACTTGAAGAAAAACAAGTTCAGTAGGCAGAATTCAAACCCTAATTCCACCGCCTCTCCTTCATCTTCCAAAGATCCTCCTCCGGCTGCAGCTCCACCTCCGCCTCCTTTGTCAGCTTCCGACAGGATTGAGCATCAGAGAAGGAAGGTCAAACTTCTATCAATGCTTGATGAG GTGGACCGAAGATACAACCACTACTGCGAGCAAATGCAGATGGTGGTGAACTCATTTGACGTGGTGATGGGGTACGGGGCGGCGGTGCCGTACACGGCGCTGGCGCAGAAGGCGATGTCGAGGCATTTCCGGTGCCTGAAGGACGCAATAACGACGCAGCTGAAGCATTCGTGCGAGGTGCTGGGGGAGAAGG GGGGCGGGATGGAACAAGAAGCTTGGAGACCTCAGAGAGGCTTGCCTGAACGTTCTGTCAACATTTTGAGAGCTTGGCTTTTTGAGCATTTTCTCCACCC GTATCCAAGCGATGCAGATAAGCATCTCTTGGCGAGGCAGACTGGCCTCTCCAGAAATCAG GTATCAAACTGGTTCATAAATGCCAGGGTTCGGTTGTGGAAACCTATGGTGGAAGAGATGtaccaacaagaacaaaaagaagcAGAGGAGTGTGGGGCAGCGGAAGAAGgcgaagaagaggaagaagaagaacaaaacaacAGCAGCAACGGTGGGCAGCAACAAGCACAAAATCCAAGCACAACGAGTGGCGGTGAAAGCGAAATACAAGTAGAAGGGTTTTCGGAAAACCAAGAGGGAATGGTTGCGCAAGGTGGAATGGCGTCGGAGATGATGCCCCCACAACAGTCACAGAGATCGATGGCAAGCGATGACACGTGTCGACATGGCAGCTACGTAGCAGGTGCTGAATATGGGACCGCGTCTACTACTGCTGCTGCTGCCGCTGCTGACATTGGATCCGCTACCCTCATTAGGTTCGGGACCACCGCCGGTGACGTGTCACTCACCCTAGGGTTACGCCACGCCGGGAACGTCCCCCGACAAAACCCCTTTTTCTCTTAG